Sequence from the Atribacterota bacterium genome:
AGATGTCCTTCTTGGCAGTCAGGCTACCCGAAATAATATACTGCAGGCGATTACATCATCTTTTTCTGAAGCAGACCAGAATGATGTTTCATATTTCTATTTTTCAGGGCATGGTTGGGGCGGTAATGGAAATATAAGCACTATCTTGCCTTATGATGCTGATGCAGGTGATGAATATAATGATATCAGTGCAGATGATCTGGCATCAGCTCTTAGCATGATTCCCGGAACCAAAGTCGTAATCCTTGATTCCTGCTTTTCTGGGGGATTTATTGGAAAAGATGCTTATGTTGCTACTCGCAGAATGGAGATAAATGATACTAAACAGTATAATGATAATATAATAAATTCCTTTGAAAAATATGACTTGCAATTAAGCAAGGATAACCTCGCAAAAAACTCATTTAAAGTAATAACTTCAGCCTCTAGCAATCAACTTTGCTATGAAACTCTTTATCATCCGGTTGATGGCAATCCTTTCGGATACTTCTCTGCTTCGATATGTGACGGTTGTGGATACAATGATTTTTTCCCACCTTTCCCGGCTGATTTTAATACCGATAGCAAAATTACCATCAACGAAATATACGAACATGTTGTTGAATTACTAAGAGGTATAAACCAGGATGCCCAGGTCTATCCTGCTAACTCTTCCTTTTCATTTATAGAATACTAAATAAATGTAATGAGCTGTAAAGGTTGACAAATAGCTTATATTCGATATAATAAGTACACGAGTTATTATTTCAGAATAAAAATATAAAAATATAAGCTAAAAATATATATAGTTATTACACATAGTCTCTAATTATCAAATCATATTGCTTCTTTGGCTACCTCAGTGCTGGATGAAATTATCCGTTAGTTTATCTTGAAAATCATTACAAGTCTAAAGATTTGTAATCAAATAATAACTATAGAATTATAAGTATTATTCTGGTTTAATTAACAAAAATTCGCAGGAAGACTGTGAATTAAAAATAAAAGGAAGGTGAAAGAATTTGAAAAAAAATTATTTTAACATTCTTATAACCGTTTTGGTTATAGCAGGTTTAGTACTAAGTTTTGGAATTAGTACAATGGCAAAGGGAACAGTTGTTTTTGGGGATGCAGGATGGGAAAGTATTCGTTTCCACAGCTATGTTGCCGGAATCATAATGGAAGAAGGCTATGGGTACACCATGGATATGGTTTCCGGATCAACACCGGTTGCATTGTTAGGTATGAGACAGGGAGATATTGATGTTCAAATGGAGATGTGGACCAGTAATATAGCCGAAATTTATCAAGAAGCAATTGATTCCGGTGATGTTGTAGAGTTGGGCATTAATTTTGATGGTAATACACAGGGTTTATATGTACCCACTTTTGTAATTGAAGGAGATTCTGAACGGGGTATAGAACCAATGGCTCCCGGATTAAGAACAGTAAAAGACCTGGCTGATTACTGGCAGGTTTTTGAAGACGAAGAGGATAGATCTAAAGGTAGAATATACGGTTCACCTCCAGGATGGGCTGTTGATGAAATCATGAGAACAAAAGTTGAAACCTATGGTCTTGATGAATACTATAACTATTTCAGCCCTGGATCAGATACTGCTTTAGCAGCAGCTATTGTTTCATCTTACGAAAGAGGAGAACCTATTGTTGCTTATTACTGGGAACCTACCTGGGTTATGGGAATGATGGACATGACACTTTTGGAAGATGAGCCCTACAGTGAAGAGCTCTGGAATAATGGTTATGCCTGTGAATTTGAGGCTATGCAAATTACCATAGCTGCAAATTCTAATTTTCCGGAAAGAGCTCCTGAGTTGGCGGAATTTTTAGGCAAATATCGCACCAGTGAACAATTAACCAATGAAGCCTTGGCTTATATGATGGAAAATGAAACTGATGAGGAAGATGCAGCTATGTGGTTCTTGAAGACAAGAGAAGATATCTGGACTGAATGGGTTCCTGAAGATATTGCTCAGAAAGTAAAAGAATCATTATAATTTTTATTGTCAAGTATTATAATAAATTTTATAATTAATAAAAATAGTTGTATTTAACGTCAAATATAGAAGTTCCAAAATTACTAGATTATAAATTGTAGAAAGGAAAGTTGCCTGCCTTAATTGTACCTAATTAAAGCAGGCAACATTATCTAAAGATGACAAATATGTTTTTAAATTTTCCCGAAGCATGGCAAATAAATTTTGGCAAACACGTAGGAAATTTTGTTAGATGGATTGTTCAAAATTATTCTGCCGTCTTTGATGCTATCAAGGATGGCATTTTGTGGTTTTTACTGCAAACCAGGGGATTGTTTTTATGGATTCCCTGGCCGGTTTTTATTATAATTGTGTTTATTTTAGGATGGAAAATCAGGAACTGGAAATCAGGAGTTACTTTTGCTGGTTTAATATTTCTGATTGGTGTTATGGGTCTTTGGGAAGAAATGATGCTGACTTTATCAGTAGTACTGGTAGCAGTTGTTATTGCAGGCCTTATAGGTGTGCCATTAGGTATACTGGTCGCTTATAACGAGAGATTGGAAACTATTGTTAAACCAATTCTCGATGCTATGCAGACCATGCCAAGTTTTGTTTACCTGATTCCTGCAATCATGCTGTTTGGATTAGGGACTGTTCCTGCAGTATTCGCAACAGTTGTATATGCAACCCCTCCGGCAATCCGTCTGACTGATCTGGCTATAAAGGGGGTTTCCAGGGAGATGGTAGAAGCAGGACATGCTTTCGGTTCAACGACCTGGCAAATTTTAACTAAAATTGAATTACCCCAGGCTTTTCCGACTATTATGATGGGAATCAACCAGACAACAATGCTGGCAATGTCAATGGTAGTTATTTCTTCAATGATTGGCGCCCAGGGACTGGGCTTAAATGTTTTGCAGGCTATTAATAGAATCGATATCGGAATGGGATTTGAAGCCGGGATAAGCATTGTGTTTTTAGCTATCATTATTGATAGAATTACTCAGGGAATTGCAAATAAGTATAAATATCCCAAATAAGAAAAAAATAAACCGGAATTTTAAGGAGCTTACCATGAGCGTAAAAATAAAAGTTGAGAACTTAACAAAAATATTCGGGAAAAATCCCAAAGAAATACTCAAGAGAATTAAAAAAAACCAGTCAAAAGACAAAATTTTCAAAGATACAGGACATACTGTTGGGGTTAGAAATGCCTCTTTTTCAGTTAATGATGGAGAAATATTTGTCATTATGGGTCTTTCCGGAAGCGGCAAATCTACACTAATAAGATGCTTAAATATGATTAATGTTCCCACCAAGGGAAGCATATTTGTCGATAATGAAAATATAGTGAAGTATAATAAGCAACAATTACGTGAATACAGACAAACAAAGGCTACCATGGTGTTCCAAAACTTTGGCCTACTGAACCATCGGACTGTTTTAGGTAATGTGGAATATGGTTTGGAAGTAAAAGGTATGCCATCAGAGGAAAGAAAAAAAATTGCCATGGAAACAATAGAGTCAGTAGGTCTTTCCGGATGGGAGGATAAGTATATTACCGAATTAAGCGGGGGAATGCAGCAAAGAGTAGGTTTAGCCAGAGCACTTGCTAATAATCCGGATATTTTATTGATGGATGAGCCATTCAGTGCCCTTGACCCGTTAATCAGAAGAGATATGCAGCTGGAATTGCTTGATATTCAGTCAAAACTGCAAAAAACAATAGTATTTATAACTCATGATGTTAATGAAGCCTTTAAGTTAGGTGACAGAGTTGCAGTAATGAAAGATGCTGAAATTGTTCAAATAGGAACCGCTGAAGATATTTTAAATAACCCTTCAAATGCCTATATTGAGGATTTTGTTAGAGATATTGATCGTTCAAAAGTATTACAGGCTAAGCATATTATGTTTAAGCCTGGTGCTTTAGTAAAAAATACACAAGGACTCAAAGTTGCAATCAGGGAAATGGAATCAAATGGCATTTCCAGTGTATTTGTAGTCGGAGAAAATCGTAGATTAGAAGGAATCGTTACTATCGATGATGCTGTTGAAGCAGTCAAAACAAAGAAAAAATTATTTGATATCATAAAACAGGATTATTTTACCACTGACGAAGAGACTTATGTACAGGATCTTATTCCAAAGGCAATTGAAAGCAAATATCCTATTGCTGTTGTTAGCGAAAATAATAAACTGTTGGGTATTATTGTAAGGGTGTCAGTATTGTCCGGATTAACACAGGGCAATAATGATGAAAATAATGATGAAAATAATCCTGATTCTGACTAAATGATGCCTGGTAAATAAATATTTGACATTATGTAGAAATAGTGTATACTTGTGTAGTCACTTAGCAATAGGTGAAATCAATTCTTTATTAGAATTGATTTACAGTAATATAAAAATAGAGTCCCAGATATCTTGTCATATTTTACCTCTAAATTTAATGTTACTGAAGAATAAGAAAAAAGGAGGAAAAGATATGCAAGGTAGTAAAGTATATGTAGGGAATTTAAATTATTCTGTGAACAACGAACAACTTGAAGAGCTTTTTGCTAACCATGGTACTGTCAAAAGTGTCAATATTATTGAAGGCAAAGGCTTTGGATTTGTAGAGATGTCTTCTTCAGAAGAAGCAGAAGCAGCTATGCAGGCATTGAATGATACTGAGTTTAATGGTCGTCCATTGAAAATTGATGAAGCAAGACCACAAAAACCCAGAAGAGATTTCAATAACAACAGAAGACGCTACTAATCTTTAATTTTAGATAATTTAAGATTAAAAAACCCCTCTTTTTTTAAAAGAGGGGTTTTTCTATTTCCTATATTTATTACTGTTTCCTAAAACCTTAATATTCATAAAATAAATTTAATGGAAATAAAATAGGAGATTAGTGATACTGAAACAGAAAGTGTCATACCCCAGATTATGTCAACTATTGTGACTATTAAAGACCAGTCTTTCAGTGTTGCAAGATTAGTCAAATCATAGGTAGCATAGGTCAATAATCCGTAGAAAGCTGCTGTTAAAATAAGATACAATAGATCTCTTCTTTCCAAACTCGGCATCAGGACAAAAAATACTATTCCGGCAACAAAGAGAAAATAAAAAATAATTGCTGCAATCCAGTTAATATTTGTTTTCATTAAAAAACCAATTTGGTTCTGATAGAACTGTTTTGCAACCAGCCCCAACCATAGCATATCGATAATAAAGAAAACAGGCACTGTGATAAGATAAAGTCTTATAAACATCATAACACCTCTTTTTATATATTGATTTATTAAATCTTAACTGCAATTGGGGAGATAGTTGGTTTTCTAAAAATATAATTATTTTGCAAAAATTATATCATATCATTTTGACAAAGTGTCATTAATTCACTTTATGTTATAAATTTGTTATAATAAAAAACCTAATAAATAGCTTTTCGAGAATTGGCAGATACCTGTGATTGTCAAGCTGATAGGTTTGTATGTTTTAATAATAATGGTGCCGAAGGGGGGATTTGAACCCCCACAGGTGCAAGACCTACTACGCCCTGAACGTAGCGCGTCTACCGATTCCGCCACTTCGGCCTGCAGATATGATTAGAAACTGCGGTGAATAATCACTTTATTAGAATAGATAAAATCCGATGGCTTGTCAAGAAAATATCTTTTTATATTACTAATATTATTCAAAGGCTATTAATAAAGTGATTCATTAGATTAAATATAAAATGCTTTTAGAAGAATTATTACACATAAAGGGACCAAAATATCAGATTATATATTGAGCAGTCCGTTTGCTTGTTTTCAAAAAGCCGATTTTAGTATATAATTATTTCTAATTGTTTGTTTGTCCATTTCTTTGTAATGAAGGAGAGGTTTATAAAGTGAAGAATAAAAAAAGAATTATTGACCTGGAAATAGGAGACAGGATTAAAGAAGTGTTTTACATAAGAGAGGCCGAGTTCAGGTTGCGAAGGAATGGTGAAACAATTGATGGTTTTTTAAAGATTTGTGATAAAAGCGGTGAAATAGAGGCGATTTATTGGGATATATCAGCGGAAAAGATTAAATTGATTGAGAAAATAAAAATCGCTGAAATTGATGGACAGGTTAGTAAAAAAAGAAGTAATGGTCAGATTCAATTGAGCGTTAAATCACTTATCAAAGGGTATGTAAGTGACGGGGAAGAGTTTATTCCTTCTACCGAAAAAGATATTGAAGAAATCATGAGGGATATTGATGAAAAGATTAGCTCAATTAAAAATCAGCATCTAAAACAGCTTTTAATTTCTTTTTTTGATGACATAATATTTAGAGAAAAATTTAAAAGAGCACCAGCTGCCAAGAAATTACACCAGGCATATATTGGAGGCCTGGCTGAGCATTCTAACAATGTAGCAAATATTTGTGAATCAATCTGTCAGATTTATCCACAGGTTAATCGTGATTTTTTGGTTGCCACCGCTCTTCTCCATGATATCGGGAAGATTGAAGAATATCAGCTCGATGGTATTATTGAATATACTGATAAGGGGAAATTAATTGGCCATATAATAATAGGCACAGAGATGATTCAGGAAAAAGTTCAGCAGCTCCCGGATTTTCCAGAAGATCTGGCATTACTGATAAAACATTCCATATTAAGCCATCACGGGAAATTTGAGTTCGGTTCACCAAAACTACCCAGTATTCTGCCGGCAGTAGCCTTATATTATGCAGATGATACTGATGCTAAGATCAATGGACTGATTACTCTAAAAGATCAGAATAAACTGATAGACAAAAAATGGAGCGAATGGGTCTGGTGGTTGGAACGTTCTATTTTCCTGGATGAAGAAAATATATTTGAAGAAAGCTTCAACAAAAAAATTGAAAAAATAGAAGAATAGAAAAACTGAAATAAAATCAGGGATATGCAATTAAGTGAGACAGGAGGAAGCATATGCAAAACATATTAGTAGAAGCGCTTAACAGCCAGCAGGCAGATTATATTGAAATCCGGCTTGAGAGATACGAATCCACACATATCCGTTATCAGGGAACAGATATGGAAAAAATCAGCAGTTCACAGGAGATGGGTGGTAATGTCAGAGCACTGGTAAAAGGTAAGTGGGGATTTATAACCTTCAACAAATGGGATGACTTAAAGGAAAAAGTAAAAAAAGCAGTAGAAGTTGCCACATTAATTGGTAATCAAGAAAGCTATCTTAGCAAAACAGAACCGGTAACTAAAATATTACGTCCTGATTGCGGTCGTGATTTTAGAAAGATTAGTTTAAAAGAAAAAGCCTCTATGCTTAGAAATTACAGTAATATCATAACAAATTATCATTCTAAGATACAATCTTCCATAGTAAATTATACCGACAGATACACAACTGTCTATTATGCAAATTCTGAAGGAGCTTACATTCAGCAGGAGAAGCCTTTTCTGAGTGTTCATTTTGCAGCGATTGCCCGTAATGGTGATGATGTCCAAATGGCAAGTGAGAGTATTGGCAGTGTGAAAGGATATGATTCTGCAGAAAGACTTTCATCTATAGCACAAAAGACAGCCAGACGTGCAATAAATCTTTTAAAGGCAGCACCTGTTCAAGGGGGAGAATATACTGTAATATTGGATCCTGTTTTAGCCGGTGTGTTTATCCATGAAGCTTTTGGCCATTTAAGTGAAGCAGATTTTTTATATGAGGATCCAAGAATGCAGGAATTAATGAAATTGGGGAAAAGAGTTGGACCACCGGAACTTAATGTTGTTGATGACGGATCTTTGCCTGGTTTGTTAGGCTCATCTGAATATGATGATGAAGGCGTACCTACCAGAAAGAATTATTTAATCAAGGAAGGAATTCTTGCCGGCCGTCTCCATTCACGGGAAACCGCTGCCCGCATGGGGGAAGAACTAACCGGGAATGCCCGGACGATAAATTATCATTTTAAACCGATTGTAAGAATGACCAATACTTATATTGAACAGGGGAAAACACCTTACAAAGATTTATTCAATGGTATTAAAAAAGGTATTTATGCAAGGCAGTTTTATGGTGGAAATACCACATTTGAAATGTATACTTTTAGTGCCGGAGAAGGATATCTAATTGAAAATGGAAGAATCACCAGGCCAATCAAAGATATTACATTATCCGGAAACTTGTTTGATACACTATACAATATTGATGGTATCGGTAATGATTTAAATATTGTTGAATCAGGGGGCGGTTGCGGAAAAGGGGGACAACAGCCTTTACCGGTGACTTTTGGAAGTCCTCATATTCGCATTCAGAAAGTTATAGTAGGGGGTAGTCATTAATATGCAAGACTTAATAGAAAAAGTAAAAAATAAAGCAAGTGCAGGTGAATTGTTCAAAGTAAATTATAGAACAGTTCCCGTGGAATATGAGATGAATCAATTAAAATCAATTAATATGGAAGAAACTGAAGGATGGGCATTGAGGGTGATTCATGATGGAAAAATCGGCTTCTCCTCATCAACTTCTCAGGATCAGATTGATGGTATGATTAACAAATCACTTGAAGTAGCCCAATTTGGTCAGGAAGCGAAATTTGATTTTCCCGATAAAATTCCTTCTACCGGTAAGCAAAAAATAAAATTGTATGATGATTCAGTCAGAGAAAAAAGTGTTGAAGAGATGATAGCAGCAGGGGATGAGATTGTAAAACAGGTATTATCAATTAATGCTGGTTTGCGTTGTGATGCAGGAGTGACCAAGCAGGATGGAGAAATTCAATATGGAAATACCCGAGGGGCATCATTTAGTTATAAGAATACAGGATTATCTTATTCAATTATGGTTCAGGATACCAGAGAAAATGACATGATGATGTTAATGGAATCAATGCAATGGGGTAATACAGATTTCTCTCTGGATGATCTCTGGGAAAGATTGGAAAGAAAGATAAAATGGAGTGAAAAAGTGGTTGATGCAAGCAGTGGTTCTATGCCTGTAATCTTTTCTCCAAAGGCATTACTGGTATTGATACTTCCCTTTATAAGCGGTTTAAATGGCAGAATGGTCAATAAGAAGATATCACCTTTACAGGATAAAAAAGATACTGCGGTATCCAGTCCCTTATTTTCCCTGTATAGTGATGGAACAATAGATTATGCCGGAGGCAGTGCTCCTTATGATGATGAAGGAATACCGATGCAGAGATTGCCCTTAATTGAAAAAGGTATTTTAAAAAACTATTATTATGATTTACAGAATGCCGGTGAAGCGGGAGTTAAAACAACCGGTAATGGAATAAGACATGGTTTTCATGCTTCTCCCTCTCCGGGAGTAGCCAATCTGATTGTTCCTGAAGGTAAAACTTCTTTTGATGATATGATAAAGGATATTAAAGAAGGAATAATAGTGGACCAGGTTTTAGGACTGGGACAGGGTAATGTCTTAAGCGGGGCATTTTCCAATAATGTGCAGCTCGGCTTTAAGATTAAAAATGGCAAAATAGCCGGTAGAATCAAAAATGTTATGATTGCCGGTAACGCCTTTGAAGTCTTAAAGGACGTTGCAGCAGTAGGAGATAAAGCAAGATGGATATCCGGACAGTACTTTTTCCCTTATATCTATATAAAGTCTTTATCTGTATCTACAAAGAGTTAATATATATAATGATGTTAGAATTATAATAACAGCAAGGTCAGGTATTATGTTAAAATTTTTAATTGTCCGGCACGGGGAGACAGTAAGTAACGCTGAAAAACGTTTTTCAGGACATCAGGATGTCAGGCTAACTGAAAAAGGAATTTGGCAGGCAGAACAATTATCCTGCAGGCTTAAAGAAGAAACCATCGATATTGCATATAGCAGTGATTTACAAAGAGCAATTCATACTGCAAAAATCATTTTGGGAGATCGTGATATCCCATTACTGAAAGAACCTTTGTTCAAGGAAATCCATTTTGGAAACTGGGAAGGATTGAAATGGGAAGAGATAGATGATGAAAAAGAAGAAAAAAAATATGGTGATTGGTGGAAAAAGCCCGATTTAGCCCTTCCTGAAGGAGAAAGCCTTCTTGATTTAAAAAAACGTGTGCAAATCGGTTTGGATAAATTAATCCAAAAACATTATGAAGAAGACAAAAAGAAAACCATTGCTATTGTTTGTCATGGCGGAGTAGCGAAGACTATTATAGGAATAGCCCTTGATATTCCTTTGCACAAGGTATGGCATATAAGACAACAGTCTACTGCTCTAAATGTTTTGCTGTATGTGAAAGATGTCGGCTTTTATGTTGGTTCTGTAAATGATATTGCCCACCTTACTTTATTAAAAGAGAAGGGGGAACAAATTGAACAACATTAAAATCAAGGATTTAGTGAAAAATATCAAACCTGTCAATAA
This genomic interval carries:
- a CDS encoding proline/glycine betaine ABC transporter permease, producing the protein MFLNFPEAWQINFGKHVGNFVRWIVQNYSAVFDAIKDGILWFLLQTRGLFLWIPWPVFIIIVFILGWKIRNWKSGVTFAGLIFLIGVMGLWEEMMLTLSVVLVAVVIAGLIGVPLGILVAYNERLETIVKPILDAMQTMPSFVYLIPAIMLFGLGTVPAVFATVVYATPPAIRLTDLAIKGVSREMVEAGHAFGSTTWQILTKIELPQAFPTIMMGINQTTMLAMSMVVISSMIGAQGLGLNVLQAINRIDIGMGFEAGISIVFLAIIIDRITQGIANKYKYPK
- a CDS encoding histidine phosphatase family protein, producing the protein MLKFLIVRHGETVSNAEKRFSGHQDVRLTEKGIWQAEQLSCRLKEETIDIAYSSDLQRAIHTAKIILGDRDIPLLKEPLFKEIHFGNWEGLKWEEIDDEKEEKKYGDWWKKPDLALPEGESLLDLKKRVQIGLDKLIQKHYEEDKKKTIAIVCHGGVAKTIIGIALDIPLHKVWHIRQQSTALNVLLYVKDVGFYVGSVNDIAHLTLLKEKGEQIEQH
- a CDS encoding TldD/PmbA family protein, whose amino-acid sequence is MQDLIEKVKNKASAGELFKVNYRTVPVEYEMNQLKSINMEETEGWALRVIHDGKIGFSSSTSQDQIDGMINKSLEVAQFGQEAKFDFPDKIPSTGKQKIKLYDDSVREKSVEEMIAAGDEIVKQVLSINAGLRCDAGVTKQDGEIQYGNTRGASFSYKNTGLSYSIMVQDTRENDMMMLMESMQWGNTDFSLDDLWERLERKIKWSEKVVDASSGSMPVIFSPKALLVLILPFISGLNGRMVNKKISPLQDKKDTAVSSPLFSLYSDGTIDYAGGSAPYDDEGIPMQRLPLIEKGILKNYYYDLQNAGEAGVKTTGNGIRHGFHASPSPGVANLIVPEGKTSFDDMIKDIKEGIIVDQVLGLGQGNVLSGAFSNNVQLGFKIKNGKIAGRIKNVMIAGNAFEVLKDVAAVGDKARWISGQYFFPYIYIKSLSVSTKS
- a CDS encoding RNA-binding protein → MQGSKVYVGNLNYSVNNEQLEELFANHGTVKSVNIIEGKGFGFVEMSSSEEAEAAMQALNDTEFNGRPLKIDEARPQKPRRDFNNNRRRY
- a CDS encoding TldD/PmbA family protein, with protein sequence MQNILVEALNSQQADYIEIRLERYESTHIRYQGTDMEKISSSQEMGGNVRALVKGKWGFITFNKWDDLKEKVKKAVEVATLIGNQESYLSKTEPVTKILRPDCGRDFRKISLKEKASMLRNYSNIITNYHSKIQSSIVNYTDRYTTVYYANSEGAYIQQEKPFLSVHFAAIARNGDDVQMASESIGSVKGYDSAERLSSIAQKTARRAINLLKAAPVQGGEYTVILDPVLAGVFIHEAFGHLSEADFLYEDPRMQELMKLGKRVGPPELNVVDDGSLPGLLGSSEYDDEGVPTRKNYLIKEGILAGRLHSRETAARMGEELTGNARTINYHFKPIVRMTNTYIEQGKTPYKDLFNGIKKGIYARQFYGGNTTFEMYTFSAGEGYLIENGRITRPIKDITLSGNLFDTLYNIDGIGNDLNIVESGGGCGKGGQQPLPVTFGSPHIRIQKVIVGGSH
- a CDS encoding CRISPR-associated endonuclease Cas3'', whose protein sequence is MKNKKRIIDLEIGDRIKEVFYIREAEFRLRRNGETIDGFLKICDKSGEIEAIYWDISAEKIKLIEKIKIAEIDGQVSKKRSNGQIQLSVKSLIKGYVSDGEEFIPSTEKDIEEIMRDIDEKISSIKNQHLKQLLISFFDDIIFREKFKRAPAAKKLHQAYIGGLAEHSNNVANICESICQIYPQVNRDFLVATALLHDIGKIEEYQLDGIIEYTDKGKLIGHIIIGTEMIQEKVQQLPDFPEDLALLIKHSILSHHGKFEFGSPKLPSILPAVALYYADDTDAKINGLITLKDQNKLIDKKWSEWVWWLERSIFLDEENIFEESFNKKIEKIEE
- a CDS encoding glycine betaine/L-proline ABC transporter ATP-binding protein encodes the protein MSVKIKVENLTKIFGKNPKEILKRIKKNQSKDKIFKDTGHTVGVRNASFSVNDGEIFVIMGLSGSGKSTLIRCLNMINVPTKGSIFVDNENIVKYNKQQLREYRQTKATMVFQNFGLLNHRTVLGNVEYGLEVKGMPSEERKKIAMETIESVGLSGWEDKYITELSGGMQQRVGLARALANNPDILLMDEPFSALDPLIRRDMQLELLDIQSKLQKTIVFITHDVNEAFKLGDRVAVMKDAEIVQIGTAEDILNNPSNAYIEDFVRDIDRSKVLQAKHIMFKPGALVKNTQGLKVAIREMESNGISSVFVVGENRRLEGIVTIDDAVEAVKTKKKLFDIIKQDYFTTDEETYVQDLIPKAIESKYPIAVVSENNKLLGIIVRVSVLSGLTQGNNDENNDENNPDSD
- a CDS encoding DUF2177 family protein translates to MFIRLYLITVPVFFIIDMLWLGLVAKQFYQNQIGFLMKTNINWIAAIIFYFLFVAGIVFFVLMPSLERRDLLYLILTAAFYGLLTYATYDLTNLATLKDWSLIVTIVDIIWGMTLSVSVSLISYFISIKFIL
- a CDS encoding ABC transporter substrate-binding protein, encoding MKKNYFNILITVLVIAGLVLSFGISTMAKGTVVFGDAGWESIRFHSYVAGIIMEEGYGYTMDMVSGSTPVALLGMRQGDIDVQMEMWTSNIAEIYQEAIDSGDVVELGINFDGNTQGLYVPTFVIEGDSERGIEPMAPGLRTVKDLADYWQVFEDEEDRSKGRIYGSPPGWAVDEIMRTKVETYGLDEYYNYFSPGSDTALAAAIVSSYERGEPIVAYYWEPTWVMGMMDMTLLEDEPYSEELWNNGYACEFEAMQITIAANSNFPERAPELAEFLGKYRTSEQLTNEALAYMMENETDEEDAAMWFLKTREDIWTEWVPEDIAQKVKESL
- a CDS encoding caspase family protein, which gives rise to MYKFKKKKFPYKTIVISCLLFLALLITLNGCIFIPKGSIYVTSEPSGAKIYLNGEDTNKETPAMISNIFSGSYSIKVNLEEKAITREELVEVFQKQVTSVHFELLPVVTYRALCVGVNDYKDPGITDLRAPSYDVERITEVFENSRFGDEEHTFNSIDVLLGSQATRNNILQAITSSFSEADQNDVSYFYFSGHGWGGNGNISTILPYDADAGDEYNDISADDLASALSMIPGTKVVILDSCFSGGFIGKDAYVATRRMEINDTKQYNDNIINSFEKYDLQLSKDNLAKNSFKVITSASSNQLCYETLYHPVDGNPFGYFSASICDGCGYNDFFPPFPADFNTDSKITINEIYEHVVELLRGINQDAQVYPANSSFSFIEY